A region from the Vicia villosa cultivar HV-30 ecotype Madison, WI linkage group LG3, Vvil1.0, whole genome shotgun sequence genome encodes:
- the LOC131656210 gene encoding uncharacterized protein LOC131656210 translates to MVSLFKALSMTPRTDVNDEFEASTKKRKWEEPFTEEFFDKKSTFDIKPRLKTMFPSDKWRQYLSIQSGQIQLCNTKLDETATEDSNLRSVRVLPSDQMSLDLELNLTCESQRRKESKTSCDEITEKRNSGNSPKNLTKHDDDLCGDQSNKCKKDASGGLNGSPSWLSTSEGDYKEMVATVCMQCHMLVMLCKSSPACPNCKFMHSPDQNPSKFLKSRCSSFFCSS, encoded by the exons ATGGTATCTTTATTCAAAGCACTGTCCATGACTCCGAGAACCGATGTTAACGACGAGTTCGAAGCgtcgacgaagaaaagaaagtggGAGGAACCATTTACTGAAGAGTTTTTTGATAAGAAATCGACTTTCGATATAAAGCCTCGCCTTAAGACGATGTTTCCGTCTGATAAATGGCGTCAATACTTAAGTATTCAG TCAGGGCAGATACAGTTGTGTAACACGAAACTGGACGAGACTGCGACTGAAGACTCGAATTTACGAAGCGTTCGAGTGCTTCCTTCTGATCAGATGAGCTTAGACCTTGAGCTAAACCTGACATGTGAATCACAGAGGAGAAAAGAAAGCAAGACTAGTTGTGATGAGATTACTGAGAAGCGTAATTCTGGTAATTCGCCGAAGAATTTGAcaaaacatgatgatgacctttgtggTGATCAATCGAACAAGTGTAAGAAAGATGCGTCGGGCGGTTTAAACGGTTCGCCGTCGTGGCTGTCGACGAGCGAGGGAGATTACAAAGAGATGGTTGCAACAGTTTGTATGCAGTGCCATATGTTGGTAATGCTATGCAAGTCATCACCTGCTTGTCCTAACTGCAAATTCATGCACTCGCCAGATCAGAACCCTTCGAAATTCTTGAAGAGTAGGTGCAGCAGCTTCTTCTGTTCTAGTTAG